From the Zonotrichia leucophrys gambelii isolate GWCS_2022_RI chromosome 10, RI_Zleu_2.0, whole genome shotgun sequence genome, one window contains:
- the ST8SIA2 gene encoding alpha-2,8-sialyltransferase 8B: protein MPLPCRGWTLALLTLLVGFLIFADISEIEEESGSSGGRGTIRSAVNSLHSKSNRAEVVINDSSSPAVVDRSNESIKHNIKPASSKWRHNQTLSLKIRKQILKFLDAEKDISVLKGTLKPGDIIHYVFDRDSTMNVSQNLYELLPRTSPLKGKQFPSCAIVGNSGVLLSSGCGPEIDAHSFVIRCNLAPVQEYSQDVGMKTDLVTMNPSVIQRAFEDLVNETWREKLLQRLHSLNGSILWIPAFMAKGGKERVEWVNELILKHHINVRTAYPSLRLLHAVRGYWLTNKVHIKRPTTGLLMYTLATRFCNQIYLYGFWPFPLDQNQNPVKYHYYDSLKYGYTSQASPHTMPLEFKALKTLHQQGALKLTVGECDGAT, encoded by the exons ATGCCGCTGCCGTGCCGGGGCTGGACGCTGGCGCTGCTCACGCTGCTCGTCGGTTTCCTCATCTTCGCCGATATCTCGGAGATCGAGGAGGAGAGCGG GAGTTCTGGAGGCAGAGGTACAATCAGATCAGCTGTGAACAGCTTACATAGCAAATCTAATAG AGCTGAAGTAGTAATAAATGACTCCTCATCTCCAGCTGTTGTTGACAGAAGTAATGAAAGCATTAAGCACAACATTAAACCAGCCTCATCCAAATGGAGACACAACCAGACACTCTCTTTGAAGATCAG AAAACAGATCTTGAAGTTCCTGGATGCCGAGAAGGACATTTCAGTGCTGAAGGGGACGCTGAAGCCGGGGGACATCATCCACTACGTCTttgacagggacagcaccatgAACGTGTCCCAGAACCTGTACGAGCTGCTGCCCCGCACCTCTCCCCTCAAGGGCAAGCAgttccccagctgtgccatcgTGGGCAACTCGGgggtgctgctcagcagtggctgtggccCTGAGATCGACGCTCACAGCTTTGTCATAAG GTGCAACCTGGCCCCCGTGCAGGAGTACTCCCAGGACGTGGGCATGAAGACAGACCTGGTGACCATGAACCCCTCGGTGATCCAGCGCGCCTTCGAGGACCTGGTGAACGAGACGTGGcgggagaagctgctgcagcgCCTGCACAGCCTCAACGGCAGCATCCTCTGGATCCCTGCCTTCATGGCCAAGGGGGGCAAGGAGAGAGTGGAGTGGGTGAACGAGCTCATCCTGAAGCACCACATCAACGTCAGGACTGCCTACCCCTCGCTGCGCCTGCTGCACGCGGTCCGAGG GTACTGGCTGACCAACAAGGTGCACATCAAGCGCCCCACCACCGGCCTCCTCATGTACACCCTGGCCACCCGCTTCTGCAACCAGATCTATCTCTATGGCTTCTGGCCCTTCCCCCTGGACCAGAACCAGAACCCAGTCAAGTACCACTACTACGACAGCCTCAAGTACGGCTACACCTCGCAGGCCAGCCCGCACACCATGCCCCTGGAGTTCAAAGCCTTAAAGACGCTGCACCAGCAAGGAGCCTTGAAGCTGACTGTGGGGGAGTGTGATGGGGCCACGTAG